One region of Vigna angularis cultivar LongXiaoDou No.4 chromosome 10, ASM1680809v1, whole genome shotgun sequence genomic DNA includes:
- the LOC108323279 gene encoding phosphoribulokinase, chloroplastic codes for MAACTVYSTQSLSTNCSISTPSKTQLSFHQKQVVFYTTSRRNSKRGINSGRSYVITCAASDQQTVVIGLAADSGCGKSTFMRRLTSVFGGAAEPPKGGNPDSNTLISDTTTVICLDDYHSLDRTGRKEKGVTALDPRANDFDLMYEQVKAIKDGIAVQKPIYNHVTGLLDPPELIKPPKILVIEGLHPMFDSRVRDLLDFSIYLDISNEVKFAWKIQRDMAERGHSLESIKASIEARKPDFEAYIDPQKQYADAVIEVLPTQLIPDDNEGKILRVRLIQKEGVNFFSPVYLFDEGSTISWIPCGRKLTCSYPGIKFSYGPDTYYGNEVSIVEMDGQFDRLDELIYVESHLSNLSTKFYGEVTQQMLKHADFPGSNNGTGLFQTIVGLKIRDLYEQIVATRAETPVAAKA; via the exons atggcAGCTTGCACTGTGTACTCAACACAATCTCTCAGCACAAATTGCTCCATCTCAACCCCATCAAAAACACAACTGAGTTTTCACCAAAAGCAGGTAGTATTCTACACCACAAGCAGGAGGAACAGCAAGAGGGGCATCAACAGTGGCAGAAGCTATGTGATAACATGTGCAGCAAGTGACCAACAGACAGTGGTGATTGGTCTGGCTGCTGACTCAGGTTGTGGAAAAAGTACCTTCATGAGGAGGCTTACCAGTGTGTTTGGAGGAGCAGCAGAACCACCAAAGGGTGGCAACCCTGATTCCAACACTCTCATCAGTGACACCACCACAGTCATATGCTTGGATGATTACCACTCATTGGATAGAACTGGCAGAAAGGAGAAGGGAGTCACTGCCCTTGACCCCAGAGCCAACGATTTTGATCTGATGTATGAACAAGTTAAAGCAATCAAAGATGGAATTGCTGTTCAAAAACCAATCTACAACCATGTCACTGGTCTCTTGGACCCCCCTGAGCTCATCAAACCTCCCAAAATCTTAGTCATTGAAGGTTTGCACCCAAT GTTTGATTCCCGTGTCAGAGACCTCTTGGACTTTAGCATCTACCTAGACATTAGCAATGAGGTGAAATTCGCTTGGAAAATTCAG AGAGACATGGCAGAGCGTGGACATAGTCTTGAAAGCATCAAGGCTAGCATTGAAGCAAGAAAGCCTGATTTTGAAGCATACATTG ATCCACAAAAGCAATATGCAGATGCTGTGATAGAAGTGTTGCCAACTCAACTGATTCCAGATGACAATGAGGGTAAGATTTTAAGAGTGAGGTTGATACAGAAAGAAGGAGTTAATTTCTTCAGTCCAGTTTACTTGTTCGATGAGGGCTCTACCATTTCATGGATACCATGTGGAAGGAAGCTTACATGCTCCTACCCTGGCATCAAATTCTCCTATGGACCAGACACTTACTACGGAAATGAG GTGTCAATTGTAGAAATGGATGGACAGTTTGACAGATTAGATGAACTAATATACGTTGAGAGTCACCTAAGCAACCTTTCTACAAAGTTCTATGGAGAAGTTACTCAACAGATGTTGAAGCATGCTG